A window of Malania oleifera isolate guangnan ecotype guangnan chromosome 5, ASM2987363v1, whole genome shotgun sequence contains these coding sequences:
- the LOC131155909 gene encoding alcohol acyl transferase 1 allele GSa-like, whose translation MGIKSVSTSSVDFSVICREPELVAPAKPTPRKLKPLSDIDDQEGFRFQSPLILFYGNSPSAIGDPAKVIREALAAALVFYYPLAGRLVEGPNRKLMVDCTGEGVLFIEADADVTLDELGDEIMPPCTKLEELLYNAPGSDGIIGCPLLLFQVWPKGAIIQPGKDCVKVGVSPANLT comes from the exons ATGGGGATAAAAT CGGTCTCAACCTCCTCTGTTGATTTCTCGGTGATTTGCCGGGAGCCGGAGCTCGTGGCCCCGGCGAAACCCACGCCGCGGAAATTAAAGCCGCTATCCGATATTGACGACCAAGAAGGGTTCCGGTTTCAGAGCCCTTTAATACTGTTTTATGGGAACAGTCCTTCGGCGATAGGGGATCCGGCGAAGGTGATTAGGGAAGCTCTGGCGGCGGCGCTGGTGTTTTACTACCCACTCGCCGGCAGGCTCGTGGAAGGGCCTAACCGGAAGCTCATGGTGGACTGTACCGGCGAAGGGGTTCTGTTCATCGAGGCTGACGCCGACGTCACCCTGGACGAGCTCGGCGACGAAATAATGCCGCCGTGTACCAAGTTGGAAGAGCTTCTGTACAACGCGCCTGGCTCCGACGGCATCATTGGTTGCCCTCTGCTCTTGTTTCAG gtgtggcctaagggggcgataatccaacccggtaaggattgtgtaaaggttggggtcagccctgcgAATTTGACCTAG
- the LOC131155769 gene encoding methanol O-anthraniloyltransferase-like: MAVSTSSVDFSVIRREPELVAPAKPTPRKLKPLSDIDDQEGFRFQSPLILFYGNNPSAIGDPAKVIREALAAALVFYYPLAGRLVEGPNRKLMVDCTGEGVLFIEADADVTLDELGDEIMPPCTKLEELLYNVPGSDGIIGCPLLLFQVTRLKCGGFIIALRQNHTVSDAFGMVQLLNTIGEMAKGKSMPSVLPIWQRHIFSARHPPNTTCSHHEYINPSTVAESKIMLPTNVEVQKSFFFGPKELKSLRRQLPPLLQASSTFELLTACLWRCRTAALQLHPREEVRVSCVVSVRKKGMMHVPRGFYGNASAWPAQVSEAQLLCRNPLGYAVELVKKAKAQMSEEYIKSVADLMVIRGRPMYIETRNFLVSDTTIIGFGKVDLGWGKPIFAGPAAAVSIISTYARYRNRKGEDGIVVPIILPQPVMERFIEEIRKITQDQPLIGSCDVPSTIVSRI, from the exons ATGGCGGTCTCAACCTCCTCTGTTGATTTCTCGGTGATTCGCCGGGAACCGGAGCTCGTGGCCCCGGCGAAACCCACGCCGCGGAAATTAAAGCCGCTATCCGATATTGACGACCAAGAAGGGTTCCGGTTTCAGAGCCCTTTAATACTGTTTTATGGGAACAATCCGTCGGCGATTGGAGATCCGGCGAAGGTGATTAGGGAAGCTCTGGCGGCGGCGCTGGTGTTTTACTACCCACTCGCCGGCAGGCTCGTGGAAGGGCCTAACCGGAAGCTCATGGTGGACTGTACCGGCGAAGGGGTTCTGTTCATCGAGGCTGACGCCGACGTCACCCTGGACGAGCTCGGCGACGAAATAATGCCGCCGTGTACCAAGTTGGAAGAGCTTCTGTACAACGTGCCTGGCTCCGACGGCATCATTGGTTGCCCTCTGCTCTTGTTTCAG GTCACGCGGTTAAAATGCGGTGGGTTCATTATAGCATTGCGCCAAAATCACACAGTGAGTGATGCATTTGGAATGGTCCAGCTCTTGAACACGATTGGCGAGATGGCAAAAGGCAAATCCATGCCCTCTGTACTGCCCATTTGGCAACGTCACATCTTCAGCGCTCGACACCCACCCAACACTACATGCTCTCACCATGAATACATTAATCCATCGACGGTGGCTGAATCAAAGATCATGCTACCAACAAACGTCGAGGTCCAAAAGTCTTTCTTTTTTGGGCCCAAAGAGTTGAAATCCCTCCGAAGACAACTCCCGCCCCTTCTCCAAGCTTCCTCCACATTTGAGTTGCTTACTGCTTGCCTCTGGAGATGTCGCACTGCTGCACTCCAGCTTCACCCCCGCGAAGAGGTTCGCGTTTCATGCGTTGTTAGCGTAAGAAAAAAAGGAATGATGCACGTTCCCCGTGGGTTCTACGGAAATGCAAGTGCATGGCCGGCACAAGTTTCCGAGGCACAGTTGCTATGTAGAAACCCACTGGGGTATGCAGTGGAGCTAGTAAAGAAGGCCAAGGCGCAGATGAGTGAAGAGTACATAAAATCCGTGGCTGATCTCATGGTCATTAGGGGAAGGCCTATGTACATAGAGACGAGAAACTTCCTTGTTTCCGACACAACAATTATAGGGTTTGGCAAGGTGGATTTGGGGTGGGGGAAGCCGATTTTTGCTGGGCCTGCAGCAGCAGTGTCTATTATTAGCACCTACGCGAGGTATAGGAATAGGAAGGGGGAGGACGGAATTGTGGTGCCCATAATCTTGCCACAACCAGTCATGGAGAGGTTTATAGAGGAGATAAGGaaaataactcaagatcaacctttgATAGGTTCATGTGATGTTCCTTCCACCATCGTATCCAGAATTTAA